The genomic window CCTCAGGGGCGGATATCGGCACGGGTTCCGGGGTCCTGGCCATTGCCCTGTGCCTGGCCGGGGTATCCGGATGTCTGGCCTATGATATTGACCCCAATGCCGTGAGTGAAGCCAAAAAAAACATTGACCTGAACGATCTTTCTGGCAGAATACCCGTATTTAAACATCCCATGCCGGAAACCGGTCCCGGGCTGGGAATCGTGTGCGCCAATCTGAGGACCCCGACTCTGGAAACCCTGGCACCGCTTTTTTGGAAGCGTCTGAACCCCGGCGGTTTTCTCATTTTTTCAGGCATCCGGACATGGGAAGCGGACGCGTTAAAGACCTGTTTTACAAAATACGGGTTGACCCCTGTCTGGGAAAAAACAGATAAAAACTGGGCCGGACTGATTTTTGCCGATCAATGAGATCCCCATGAGTCGATTGCTTAAATATCTGATCCTTTTTCTGGCGCTGTTGGGCCTTGTCATGCCGGTAGCAGGGGATGTGTTCACCTGGATCGATTCAGACGGGGTCCGGCATTTTTCCAATGTTTCCCCGCCGGGAAATGCCGACCATGCAAAGGTGCTTGAATCAGAAACCCGGAACCAGGTCTCATCCGAGCGGCAGTTCAAGGTAGTCAAGGTGTATGATGGCGATTCTTTGCTGGTCAAAGGCCTGGATCTGACCCTTAAAATACGCATGGTGGGCATTGACGCACCGGAAACCGGAGGCAGCAGAAAACCGGGCCAGCCTTTCAGCAGAAAGGCACACCAGTACCTGAACCGCCGGATCCATGACCGGTCGGTCACGTTGAAAACCTATGGTCTGGGCGGTTATAACCGGATTCTGGCGGAAGTGTTCATCAATGACATCAACATGAATCTGGAAATGGTGAAAACAGGCCTGGCAGAAGTGTATCAGGGAAGTATGCCCAAAACATTTGATGCCGCCCCTTATCTGGCAGCCCAGGATCAGGCCAGAAAACGCCGGATCGGCATGTGGGTCCAGGGCAGCCAATATAAAAGTCCCCGGCAGTGGCGAAAGGAAAACCCCAGAAACTGAGCGGCCTTAAAACGGAATGTCCTCATCCTGCATCGGCGGCTGGCCCCCACCCGGACGGGTTGATCCCTGAAAGTTCTGCTGGCTGGGTGCTGCCCCCCCCTGCTGCGGGTATCCGCCACGGGACGGCTCTTTTTGATATCCGCCCGAAGACTGATCATTGCCCTGATTGTCGGACCGGCCGCCCAGAAACTGAAAATTGCTGGTCACCACTTCCGTGATGTAATGAGTCTGGCCGTCTTTTTCATAATTCCGGGTCTGAAGCCGGCCCTCAATGTACACCTGGCTGCCTTTGGACAGATACTTCTCCAGAATTTCAGCTGGTTTGCCAAATGCCACCACCCGGTGCCACTCGGTTTTTTCCTGTTTTTCTCCGGTATTTTTATCCGTCCATTGTTCGCTGGTGGCAATTGAAAAATTCACCACTGCCAACCCCTGCTGGGAATACCGGATTTCCGGGTCCCGGCCCAGGTTTCCGATGAGCATCACTTTGTTCAAACCCGCCATTGTTGACTCCTTTTTTCAGCGTTAATATTGATCCGGTAATATGCACACAACATGGCTGAATTGTCAATTCTTAGTTCGGAATCACGCCTTGAGGCAATAATGCGACTTTATACAAAAATATCGCAGCACTGCAACCTGTCTGTGCCGGGCCCCCGTGTGCCCGTATCCGTGGGTGCCCCGAAACATAAGGGTTTCAGGTGATTTTCTTTTTTATACCACATGGTACGAACCTTGCTTTTCAGTCTTTAGTAATAACTGAACCGACTTTAAAAAGGTCATGACATATCAAATATCGCTCAACCAAAAGGAAACCTTGACATGGCAACACCTATTAAAAACAAGGGTCAAATTGCCGGCCAGATGCCGGGTCCGGACCCGGATGAACAAGCCAGACAGTCTTTGACCCGAATCAAACAAAAATTTATTATTATGAGCGGCAAAGGCGGGGTGGGAAAAACCAGCGTGTCTGTCAACCTGGCCATTGCCCTGGCCGGTATGGGCCATCAGGTGGGATTGCTGGATGTGGATCTGCATGGTCCGGATATCCCGCACATGCTGGGAATATCCGGCATGTTAAAAGCGGATGATACCCAGAAAATGGTCCCTATTGCCTATTCAGATCACCTGAAAATCATTTCCATGGAATCTTTGATGCCCAACAGGGATGAAGCTGTGATCTGGCGGGGTCCGGTCAAACACGGCGCCATCCGTCAATTCATCGGAGATGTCAGCTGGGGGGATCTGGATTACCTGATCATCGACTGTCCTCCGGGTACGGGGGACGAACCATTGACCGTGGCCCAGCTGATCCCGGACGCCAAAGCCGTGATCGTGACCACGCCCCAGGAAGTGGCGTTGGCGGATATCCGGAAATCCATCAGTTTCTGTAAAAATGTCCGGATGGAAATTTTCGGCATCATTGAAAACATGAGCGGATTCACCTGCCCCCACTGCCACAAGGTTGTGGAGCTTTTCGGCGAAGGCGGGGGTGAAAAAACAGCCCGGAACTATGGCATCCCTTTCTTAGGCAAAATTGCCTTTGATCCGGAAATGGTCAGATGCAGCGACAACGGGATGGCATTTCAGCAGCAATTCACCCAATCTCCCATTACAGCGGCATTTAAAAAAATTGCCGAAAAAATGGCGGTGTAACACCGTATTTTGAGTCAATCATACAACAGCGTTTACAGGAGGAAAAATGAAAATAGCAGTCAGTGCCTCGGGTCAGGATCTTGATGCCCAGATCGATCAACGGTTCGGCCGGTGCGACTATTTTTTGATTATCGATACCGATACCATGGAAACTCAAGGGTTTCCCAATGATCACAATTCCCAGACCAGCGGGGCCGGCGTTCAGGCGGCCGGGTTTGTGATTGACAAAGGTGCTGCGGCGGTGTTAACCGGCAGTTGCGGTCCCAAAGCCATGGATGTGTTTAACGCCCAGAATATCCCCGTGTATACGGGCCATGCCGGCAACGTCCGCCAGGCAGTGGAAGCTTTTAAAAAAGCGCCTTCAGGCACATCCGGAGCGCCGGCCACAGGCCAGGGCCAGGGTACGCCCGGCAGCGGGAGAGGCATGGGCGGCGGCGGCAGAGGTATGGGCGGTGGTGGTCGCGGCAGAGGCGTTGCCGGCGGCGGTCGCGGCATGGGAGGCGGCGGCGGCCAGGGCATGGGCGGCGGTCGCGGTATGGGTGGCGGTTGCGGCAGAAAAAACTGCTGAATTCAAATGTCGGTTGCCATAATCTCATCAATGGCGGTATCAAGATGGTCGCAGGAAATCAGATGGACCTTGATCCCGCCATTGGCCAGCACATAGCCCGGCCCTTTGCGGGAGACATCTTCTTTCATGCCCACATGATCGACACCGGCGTTTATCAGCCATTCCGCCACCCGGGTCCCTTTGGCGGTTGCATCATAAACATCCGTATGAGAAGTGGTTGAATTCATCATATGGAAATCAGTCCCAACGCGATAAATGCAATTCCCACCCCCATCCACTGCCGGCGCCGCAGTTTTTCCTTTAAAAACAGCCAGGCCAGCAGGACTGTGGCAGCCGGATAAAGCGATGACAGCACGGCGGACACATCCAGGCGGCCCAGGTGGGCGGCCGTGGAAAACAAAAGATTGCCCAGGGCATCCAGGACCCCGCTCATGACAATGAAAAGCCACTGCCCCGCCTTGGGAGTGCCTGTTTTTCCCACCACCATCACCACGGTGAATAAAAAGGCAACCGATGCCACCCGGGCCCAGACCAAAGACCAGAAAATAGCCAGGTCATTGGCTTTATCGATAAAAATGAAAAACAGGCCAAAACCGACACCTGCGATACAGGACAGCAACAGCTCCCGGCCGGTCATGCGGAACCCGGTATCTGCCGAAGACAACAGCCACACGGCAATGCCGAAACACACAAACCCGGCAAACCGGGTCATGGAGGGCAGGCCGGCATAAACTGCCGTATATCCGATGGGCACCAGAGCCGTGAGTACGGCTGACAACGGCGCCACAATGCCCATGCGCCCCGTGGACAACCCCCGGTACAGCGCAATCAGCCCGATGTTGCCGAAAACCCCGGCAAATGCCCCATACATCAGGTGCCGGACCGGGGGCATGGCTTCCCCGGAAAAAACAGCCATCCCCAGCAGGAACAGGCCCCCGATTAACTGGGAAACCAGCACCACCGTCAGCACATTGCCTTTGCGGGACGCCATCCCGCCGCTGAAATCCCCGGCTCCCCAGGCGGCGGCACTGCCGATGCCGCAGGCAACAGCCAGTGTTTCCGTGCTAATCATCCATCAAATATCCACCGGTCAATCCCATGATAATCCAGGATATAATACCCATTTAAAGTTTCCTTATGATATTTTATTAACCATTTGATTCCGCCTGACACACCAGCCAGTCAGCATCACACAACCAAATTGAACTTATACGCACTTTGAACCGGTTTTTCAATTCCAAAGGACGATAACTTATGTCTGCCATGGGCCGGATTTTGATCCTGCGCTGCTTATTGAGCAGCGTTTTCCAGCCGCCAGATCTCCCCTGCGTCAATGGCCACATACAGTGCGCCCTTTGGCCCCAGGACCAGAGATCGAATCCGCTCTGTGGGCAGGCCGGCGACCACAGCGGTTCCGACCGTCATGCCTTCCGCGTCCATCTCCAATAGCTCAATACGTTTCCCGCGCAGAAATCCCACTGCCAACCGGTTCTCCCAGCCCTTCCAAAGAGATCCTTTCAAAAAGACGCACGGGCTCATCCCCTCGGAAACACCCCGGTTGTTCCATGATGGTTTGAGTGCGTCCGGGAACCGGTCCAGGTCGGTCATGGATGTTGGTGTGCCCTCGGAATTATTGGACATATACCCGCAATAATCCGCCGGACAGGACACCCCTTTTCCCGGCGCCGGATCCCAGCCGCCGTTGCCGCCCGGTGCCAGGGGGGTTACCTCATCGTCATGGCCGGGGCCGTGTTCACTGGCAAAGGCCCGGCCCGTGGCAGGATGAAAGTCAATGCCCTGCACATTGCGGTGGCCATACGTGTAGATGCGCGGATCACCGCCGGCCGGGGCCCGGTTCCCGGACGCCGGGTTGCCGTCACCATCGATGCGCAGGATCTTGCCCCCCAGGCGGGAAAGGTCTTGGGGCAACGGCCCGTCATGGTTGTCGCCCGTGGTGACGTAAAGAGTGCCGTCAAACGGGCTGAACCGGATGCGGCCGCCGCTGTGGGCGCCGGCACCGCCCCACCGGTTCAATGACTGCTTGAATGAGATGTCGGTGACAATGTCCCTGCGGTCGGAAACACCCGCGTAATCTTTGTCAACCCTGAGTCGTACCACCCGGTTGGTCTTAGTCCCGCCGGCATTTGAAGCCATGTACACGTACACCAGGCGGTTTTCATCAAACGCCGGATCCAGGGCCACCCCCAGCATCCCGCTTTGTCCCTGGCAGAAAAAATCCTGGGCAGGCAGGACGGCACCGGCAGTTCCAAACAACCGCCGGACCGTCCCATCCAAAGTGCGCACAGACAGCCCCCGGCATTTTTCCGTAAACAGCATGGTCCCGTCCGGGGCAAATGCCAGATCCCAGGGATCACTGAGTCCGGACATCACCACCGTGCGGGTTAGCTGAAGATCACTGTCTTCCGCCCGCGTTGACCGGTCGCAGCCCCAATGGGCCAGCACAGCTGCAAGCAGAGCCGCTAAAATCGTGAGCAGTGCTCTTGCTGATTTGCGTGTCATGGTATTTCTCCTGAATCGTTTATTTCCTGAATCATATGCCATAATAAAGTTAAATAGAACGTTTGACATTTACATATGAGCATGTTCTTATCTATGCGGTGTATCATGGAAACAAAAATAAAAAAAGATATGTTCAGAAACTGGTTTGACCGGTATGTGGCAGGGTTCACAGCCGGAAAAGACACCGCCTTGGATGTGGTGACAAACATCCGGCTGAAAAAAGATCATTCAGACCGGGTGGTTCAGGAAATTCTGTGGATGGCGGATCAACTGGGCCTGGATAACGAATCCCGGGACCTGGCTGCCGTCATGGCCCTGTTTCACGATATCGGCCGGTTTGCACAGTATGCCCGGTACCGCACCTTTGTGGACCACAGATCAGAAAACCATGCCGAGCTGGGGGTAAAAATTCTGCAGCAACACCAGGTGCTGGACTGCCTGCCCGCAGATCAGGCAGACCTGATCTGCCGGGTGATCTCTTATCACAACCGGGCCGCACTGCCGGATGATGACACCGAAGAATGCCTGTTTTATGCAAGGCTGCTGCGGGATGCGGACAAACTGGATATCTGGCGGGTGCTCATCGACCATTACCAGCACCGGAACCAGGAGGACAACCCGGCCGTTGAACTGGGCCTGGCCGATACTTCCGACATCTCAGATCAGGTGTACGACCGTGTGGTAAATAAAGACATCGTAAATGCCCGCCATGTAAAGAACCTGAATGATTTCAAGCTGCTCCAGATCGGGTGGGTGTTTGACATCAATTTTACACCGGCCCTGCAGCAGGTCAAAGACCGAGGCTACATCGACGCCATCTGCCGAACCCTGCCGCCCTCTGACAGACGGACACGGATCAAACAGGTTGTGGCGGACTGGTTGGACAAAAAACTGCGATCATAACACCCCGGGGAAATCGCTTTTCTGTACATTTTCACCCCTTTTCTAACCCCAGACAATGTCACGATACAGATCCGGATCCGTATCTCCCTCCGTTGAAAACAGCAATACGCTGGAATCGCTGTTCAGGCAGATATCCTTTCTTATTTTCATGTTCTGTCTGGCAGTCATTATTTCAAACAATGCGCCGAGTGTCACAGCACCGGATTCTCCGGAAATGACAGGTTGATCTGTTGCCAAAGGATTGCCCAGCACCTTCATCCCTTTCCGGGCGATTTCATCCGCGCACATCAAAAAGGCATGGGCACCTGATTTCAGTATCTCCCAGCCCATCAGACTGGGCTCCCCGCATGACAGTCCTGCCATGATAGTGGCCAAATCACCCTTGATCCTGACCCGTTCCCCATTTTTAATGGATTCAAACAGACACGGGGCGCCTTCAGGTTCCACCACAATAAATGTCGGTGCATCCCCGCCGGCCAGGCTGACAAGGGTTCCAACCATGGCAGCGGCAAACGATCCCACACCGGCCTGTACAAAGACATGGGTCGGAAGATGCTTTTTTCCCGGGCCGATGGATTCGGTTATCAGTGTTGAATAGCCCTGCATGATATGGCGCGGAACTGTTTCGTACCCTTCCCAGGAGGTGTCCTGGAGCAGTGTCCAGCCGTTTTCCTGTGCTTTGCGGCTGGCATGCATTACGCTGTCATCAAAATTCATGCCCGTGATCGATGCCTGGGCCCCATAATGTCGGATGGCTTCCAATCTGATCAATGAAGACCCTTTGGGCAGATACACCACGGCTTTGCAGCCGAACTGTTTCGCAGCCCAGGCAACGGCCCTTCCATGATTGCCGTCCGTGGCCGTCACAAAAGTGATGTGATCATAGGCGGATTTGCGGGCAATGATATTATGGTAGGTTAATTCATCATCATCTAATCCGATCACGTCACCCAGGCATTTTGCCATGGCATAACTGGCCCCCAGGA from Desulfotignum phosphitoxidans DSM 13687 includes these protein-coding regions:
- a CDS encoding 50S ribosomal protein L11 methyltransferase, translating into MTPFDRKAVLAILDHADTRLTARAYVHDIAAAMHIPLSEAKTVLKTLVNHQDVTYQEIFGTTSVIRNFQKPVQVTDHFVLTPPDISYGSGRQDLHVIRLEPGISFGSGHHPTTRLCLCAMEHLFFHIRPHASIFQTSGADIGTGSGVLAIALCLAGVSGCLAYDIDPNAVSEAKKNIDLNDLSGRIPVFKHPMPETGPGLGIVCANLRTPTLETLAPLFWKRLNPGGFLIFSGIRTWEADALKTCFTKYGLTPVWEKTDKNWAGLIFADQ
- a CDS encoding thermonuclease family protein codes for the protein MSRLLKYLILFLALLGLVMPVAGDVFTWIDSDGVRHFSNVSPPGNADHAKVLESETRNQVSSERQFKVVKVYDGDSLLVKGLDLTLKIRMVGIDAPETGGSRKPGQPFSRKAHQYLNRRIHDRSVTLKTYGLGGYNRILAEVFINDINMNLEMVKTGLAEVYQGSMPKTFDAAPYLAAQDQARKRRIGMWVQGSQYKSPRQWRKENPRN
- a CDS encoding single-stranded DNA-binding protein yields the protein MAGLNKVMLIGNLGRDPEIRYSQQGLAVVNFSIATSEQWTDKNTGEKQEKTEWHRVVAFGKPAEILEKYLSKGSQVYIEGRLQTRNYEKDGQTHYITEVVTSNFQFLGGRSDNQGNDQSSGGYQKEPSRGGYPQQGGAAPSQQNFQGSTRPGGGQPPMQDEDIPF
- a CDS encoding Mrp/NBP35 family ATP-binding protein; this encodes MATPIKNKGQIAGQMPGPDPDEQARQSLTRIKQKFIIMSGKGGVGKTSVSVNLAIALAGMGHQVGLLDVDLHGPDIPHMLGISGMLKADDTQKMVPIAYSDHLKIISMESLMPNRDEAVIWRGPVKHGAIRQFIGDVSWGDLDYLIIDCPPGTGDEPLTVAQLIPDAKAVIVTTPQEVALADIRKSISFCKNVRMEIFGIIENMSGFTCPHCHKVVELFGEGGGEKTARNYGIPFLGKIAFDPEMVRCSDNGMAFQQQFTQSPITAAFKKIAEKMAV
- a CDS encoding NifB/NifX family molybdenum-iron cluster-binding protein — translated: MKIAVSASGQDLDAQIDQRFGRCDYFLIIDTDTMETQGFPNDHNSQTSGAGVQAAGFVIDKGAAAVLTGSCGPKAMDVFNAQNIPVYTGHAGNVRQAVEAFKKAPSGTSGAPATGQGQGTPGSGRGMGGGGRGMGGGGRGRGVAGGGRGMGGGGGQGMGGGRGMGGGCGRKNC
- a CDS encoding EamA family transporter, giving the protein MISTETLAVACGIGSAAAWGAGDFSGGMASRKGNVLTVVLVSQLIGGLFLLGMAVFSGEAMPPVRHLMYGAFAGVFGNIGLIALYRGLSTGRMGIVAPLSAVLTALVPIGYTAVYAGLPSMTRFAGFVCFGIAVWLLSSADTGFRMTGRELLLSCIAGVGFGLFFIFIDKANDLAIFWSLVWARVASVAFLFTVVMVVGKTGTPKAGQWLFIVMSGVLDALGNLLFSTAAHLGRLDVSAVLSSLYPAATVLLAWLFLKEKLRRRQWMGVGIAFIALGLISI
- a CDS encoding PQQ-dependent sugar dehydrogenase — translated: MTRKSARALLTILAALLAAVLAHWGCDRSTRAEDSDLQLTRTVVMSGLSDPWDLAFAPDGTMLFTEKCRGLSVRTLDGTVRRLFGTAGAVLPAQDFFCQGQSGMLGVALDPAFDENRLVYVYMASNAGGTKTNRVVRLRVDKDYAGVSDRRDIVTDISFKQSLNRWGGAGAHSGGRIRFSPFDGTLYVTTGDNHDGPLPQDLSRLGGKILRIDGDGNPASGNRAPAGGDPRIYTYGHRNVQGIDFHPATGRAFASEHGPGHDDEVTPLAPGGNGGWDPAPGKGVSCPADYCGYMSNNSEGTPTSMTDLDRFPDALKPSWNNRGVSEGMSPCVFLKGSLWKGWENRLAVGFLRGKRIELLEMDAEGMTVGTAVVAGLPTERIRSLVLGPKGALYVAIDAGEIWRLENAAQ
- a CDS encoding HD domain-containing protein, with product METKIKKDMFRNWFDRYVAGFTAGKDTALDVVTNIRLKKDHSDRVVQEILWMADQLGLDNESRDLAAVMALFHDIGRFAQYARYRTFVDHRSENHAELGVKILQQHQVLDCLPADQADLICRVISYHNRAALPDDDTEECLFYARLLRDADKLDIWRVLIDHYQHRNQEDNPAVELGLADTSDISDQVYDRVVNKDIVNARHVKNLNDFKLLQIGWVFDINFTPALQQVKDRGYIDAICRTLPPSDRRTRIKQVVADWLDKKLRS
- a CDS encoding diaminopropionate ammonia-lyase, which codes for MNKKLISCQVNDLSQAPDTALFDFANKETVRHVHDFHRSLPGYRPTPLVRLPGLAGYLGINQLWIKDENHRFDLKAFKVLGASYAMAKCLGDVIGLDDDELTYHNIIARKSAYDHITFVTATDGNHGRAVAWAAKQFGCKAVVYLPKGSSLIRLEAIRHYGAQASITGMNFDDSVMHASRKAQENGWTLLQDTSWEGYETVPRHIMQGYSTLITESIGPGKKHLPTHVFVQAGVGSFAAAMVGTLVSLAGGDAPTFIVVEPEGAPCLFESIKNGERVRIKGDLATIMAGLSCGEPSLMGWEILKSGAHAFLMCADEIARKGMKVLGNPLATDQPVISGESGAVTLGALFEIMTARQNMKIRKDICLNSDSSVLLFSTEGDTDPDLYRDIVWG